The following coding sequences lie in one Methylotenera versatilis 301 genomic window:
- a CDS encoding SixA phosphatase family protein: protein MANLILWRHAEAEDHSKSGADFDRVLTKTGHKDAAKMAKWLNQHLPANTEALCSPAVRCLQTVAALQALSSINVEVVDYLSVDSTPEIIASKVCNDDSSRTILIIGHQPNLGTLITKLLGMSESACAVKKGAVWWLRQRVNEGVMQTYLYAVKHPNL, encoded by the coding sequence ATGGCGAATTTGATTTTATGGCGACATGCCGAGGCTGAAGACCATAGTAAAAGTGGTGCAGATTTCGACAGAGTGCTAACAAAGACTGGTCATAAAGACGCTGCTAAAATGGCAAAGTGGCTGAATCAACATTTACCAGCCAATACCGAAGCGCTCTGTAGCCCAGCAGTACGTTGTTTACAGACGGTAGCCGCGTTACAAGCGCTAAGCTCAATTAACGTTGAAGTGGTTGATTATTTAAGTGTAGATAGCACGCCAGAGATCATTGCTAGCAAAGTCTGTAATGATGACAGTAGCCGGACCATTTTAATTATTGGGCACCAGCCCAATTTAGGCACGTTAATTACAAAGCTACTTGGCATGAGTGAGAGCGCATGCGCAGTCAAGAAGGGCGCAGTTTGGTGGCTGCGCCAACGCGTGAACGAGGGTGTTATGCAAACCTATTTATACGCTGTTAAACACCCTAATTTATAG
- a CDS encoding tRNA threonylcarbamoyladenosine dehydratase: MIEPMDAARRFGGVSRLYGVDGLAKLQAMHLCVIGIGGVGSWAAEAVARNAVGMITLIDLDNIAESNVNRQLHAIEGAFGKAKVTAMAERIRLINPAAVVYEIEDFVTTENVIEMLNRNFHGVMDCIDDAKAKAAIAAYCQQKNIPLVMTGAAGGRLDASRIKQADLSQVSHDKLLAKVRNLLRRDYGFAKADAGNGKPAKLGIQCVYSDEEVIMPDRVCETSDTAITGLNCAGYGSSVCVTAPFGFAAAGLLIRDLLKSC, from the coding sequence ATGATAGAGCCGATGGATGCAGCACGTCGATTTGGCGGGGTTTCAAGATTATACGGTGTTGATGGCTTAGCTAAATTACAAGCGATGCACCTATGCGTCATTGGTATCGGTGGTGTGGGGAGTTGGGCCGCTGAGGCGGTTGCGCGCAATGCTGTGGGTATGATTACATTGATTGATTTAGATAATATTGCTGAGTCGAATGTAAATCGTCAATTGCATGCGATAGAAGGAGCATTTGGTAAAGCTAAGGTGACAGCAATGGCGGAGCGAATCCGCCTGATTAATCCAGCAGCTGTGGTATATGAAATTGAAGATTTTGTGACAACTGAAAACGTGATTGAAATGCTCAATCGCAATTTTCATGGTGTAATGGATTGCATAGATGATGCTAAAGCCAAAGCCGCTATTGCCGCATACTGTCAGCAAAAGAACATTCCATTAGTCATGACTGGTGCGGCAGGCGGGCGTCTAGATGCAAGCCGTATTAAGCAGGCAGATTTAAGCCAAGTTAGTCATGATAAGTTGCTGGCAAAAGTACGTAATTTGCTGCGTCGTGATTATGGTTTTGCAAAAGCTGATGCAGGTAACGGTAAGCCTGCAAAACTTGGCATTCAATGCGTTTATTCAGATGAGGAAGTCATCATGCCAGATCGCGTATGTGAAACCAGCGATACGGCAATCACTGGTTTAAACTGCGCAGGTTATGGCTCTAGTGTATGCGTCACCGCGCCGTTTGGGTTTGCTGCTGCAGGATTGCTGATTCGAGACTTGTTAAAAAGTTGTTGA
- the ppk1 gene encoding polyphosphate kinase 1 — MRSTYPPLKLLNRDISILAFNERVLSLAQNPDYPLLERLRFLCIVSSNLDEFFEVRAAPHVDAMREDERKSDINVQSYEAISEAAHTLVDKQYQIFNTELMPALAKKGVYLVSHGDRTAEQRKWVAKYFETEVRPLLVPVALDPSHPFPQVANKSLNFIVLLGGKDAFGRDNNIAIVKVPRVLPRLIKLPKILSDKQQKFVSLSSVIRAHLASLFTGREVLNFSQFRVTRHSDLAVDEDDVKNLRTALRQGLVQRNFGDAVRLEVSHGCDEKLAKFLLQQFDLPKQSLYRVNGLVNLARLMQLADLAEGNDLKFKPFEPKRSEQLVSGQSFFTQLKQRDILIHQPYESFESVIDFLREAVYDPDVLSIQQTIYRTGSDPRMLKLLQEAVRRGKEVMAVVELKARFDEEANINWAEDLESVGAQVVYGVVGLKTHAKMLLVMRREGARLQHYGHVSTGNYNPRTARLYTDVSMLTADVQITRDMEYLFRHIASQIQLPRMQKLLVAPFNLHRQMLTKIRSAELAAKAGKPARIILKMNALTDVALVQALVNAGRAGVEIDLILRGACILPVDAPGLDGRIRVRSIIGRLLEHSRVFYFKVDEVEHMWLSSADWMNRNMMRRVEIAWPIVDAENRARVLLECCQMYLDDNKDAWLLNADGTYTLRPPVLTQSKAKEAEFSAQQQLLKKYEN, encoded by the coding sequence ATGCGCTCAACTTACCCACCGTTAAAACTACTTAATCGCGATATTAGCATTTTAGCGTTCAATGAACGTGTATTAAGTCTTGCACAAAATCCTGATTATCCATTGCTAGAGCGTTTACGCTTTCTTTGCATCGTTTCTTCGAACCTTGATGAGTTCTTTGAAGTCCGCGCTGCGCCACATGTTGACGCGATGCGCGAGGACGAACGTAAAAGCGATATTAATGTACAAAGTTATGAGGCTATATCAGAAGCTGCGCATACTTTGGTAGATAAACAATATCAAATCTTTAATACCGAATTGATGCCTGCGCTGGCAAAAAAAGGCGTGTATTTGGTTTCGCACGGTGATCGTACAGCAGAGCAACGCAAATGGGTCGCTAAGTATTTTGAAACTGAGGTGCGTCCTTTGTTAGTGCCTGTCGCGCTTGATCCATCACATCCTTTTCCGCAAGTTGCCAATAAATCGCTCAATTTTATTGTGTTATTAGGTGGCAAAGATGCGTTCGGTCGGGATAACAATATTGCCATTGTTAAAGTGCCAAGAGTGTTGCCACGCTTAATTAAGTTACCTAAAATTTTAAGCGATAAACAGCAAAAGTTTGTTTCCTTATCTAGTGTCATCAGAGCACATTTGGCCAGTTTATTTACCGGACGTGAAGTGCTTAATTTTTCACAGTTCAGAGTAACTCGGCATTCTGACTTGGCTGTAGATGAAGATGATGTAAAGAATTTGCGTACAGCCTTGAGGCAAGGCTTAGTGCAACGTAATTTTGGTGATGCGGTTCGTTTAGAAGTGTCACATGGCTGCGATGAAAAGCTCGCTAAGTTCTTATTGCAACAATTTGATTTGCCTAAGCAGTCTTTATATCGTGTGAATGGTCTTGTGAATCTTGCCCGATTGATGCAATTAGCAGATTTAGCCGAAGGCAACGATTTGAAATTTAAGCCATTTGAGCCTAAACGTAGTGAGCAGTTGGTTTCTGGGCAATCATTCTTTACGCAGTTAAAGCAACGAGACATATTGATTCACCAGCCTTACGAGAGCTTTGAGTCAGTCATCGATTTTCTGCGTGAAGCGGTTTATGACCCAGATGTATTGTCGATTCAGCAAACTATTTACCGTACAGGCTCTGACCCACGCATGCTTAAATTGCTGCAAGAAGCTGTTAGACGAGGCAAAGAGGTGATGGCTGTGGTTGAGCTCAAAGCACGTTTTGACGAAGAGGCAAATATCAACTGGGCTGAGGATTTAGAATCAGTGGGTGCGCAGGTGGTATACGGCGTTGTAGGCTTAAAGACGCATGCCAAGATGTTGCTAGTGATGCGCCGTGAAGGTGCGCGTTTACAACACTATGGACATGTTTCTACAGGAAACTACAACCCTAGAACTGCACGCTTATATACTGATGTGAGTATGTTAACGGCCGATGTGCAAATCACTCGAGATATGGAATATTTATTTAGACATATCGCAAGTCAAATACAATTACCTCGCATGCAGAAGCTACTTGTTGCGCCGTTTAATTTGCATAGACAAATGCTGACTAAAATCAGAAGCGCTGAGCTCGCTGCAAAGGCGGGTAAACCCGCACGCATTATTTTAAAAATGAACGCGCTGACCGATGTTGCATTGGTGCAAGCCTTGGTCAATGCTGGGCGAGCTGGCGTTGAGATCGATTTGATATTGCGTGGTGCCTGCATATTGCCTGTAGATGCGCCTGGCCTTGATGGACGTATTCGAGTACGGTCAATTATTGGCAGGTTGTTGGAGCATTCTCGAGTGTTCTATTTTAAAGTGGATGAAGTAGAGCATATGTGGCTTTCAAGTGCTGATTGGATGAACCGTAATATGATGCGCCGTGTAGAAATTGCCTGGCCTATTGTTGATGCTGAGAATCGTGCACGAGTTTTGCTTGAATGTTGCCAGATGTACTTGGATGACAATAAAGATGCATGGCTACTTAACGCAGATGGAACTTATACATTGAGACCACCAGTGTTAACTCAATCTAAAGCGAAAGAAGCTGAATTTAGTGCGCAGCAACAGTTGCTAAAAAAATACGAAAACTAA
- the acpS gene encoding holo-ACP synthase, which translates to MIFGIGTDIVEVARIEASIQQFGDDFAKRILAESELTSYLESHIKARFLAKRFAAKEAFSKALGTGLRAPATFQNIAVSHDDLGKPLLVLAPELQALLKSKNITQMHISISDEKNLAAAFVVLEIDSAA; encoded by the coding sequence ATGATTTTTGGTATTGGTACTGACATCGTAGAAGTGGCTAGAATCGAGGCTTCTATTCAACAGTTTGGCGATGATTTCGCCAAACGCATCTTGGCTGAGAGTGAGTTAACCAGCTATTTGGAATCCCATATCAAAGCGCGTTTTTTAGCTAAACGTTTTGCTGCAAAAGAAGCTTTTTCTAAAGCCTTAGGTACTGGGCTAAGAGCGCCTGCAACCTTTCAAAATATTGCAGTTTCACATGATGATTTAGGTAAGCCTTTGTTGGTTTTAGCACCTGAGCTGCAAGCGTTACTAAAATCTAAAAATATCACGCAAATGCATATTAGTATCAGCGACGAGAAGAATCTAGCCGCTGCATTTGTGGTACTAGAAATTGATAGTGCAGCATGA
- the pdxJ gene encoding pyridoxine 5'-phosphate synthase, with translation MIKLGVNIDHVATIRQARGTKYPSVVQAALRAEQSGADSITLHLREDRRHMQDADVHALRNLLQTRMNLECAVTDEMIDIALEVSPQDVCLVPERREERTTEGGLDVIGNFANVQKAVKKLSDAGIRVSLFIGPDAAQIDAAKKAGAPVIELHTGTFADAENPVDKDRELQRIKDAVNHGLKLGLVVNAGHGLHYHNVHEIASIEGIDELNIGHAIVAHALFVGWDNAVREMKALVKEFSYK, from the coding sequence ATGATTAAATTAGGTGTCAACATCGACCACGTAGCGACCATCCGCCAAGCGCGTGGCACCAAATATCCTAGCGTGGTTCAGGCTGCTTTGCGCGCAGAGCAATCTGGGGCAGATAGCATTACGTTACATTTGCGTGAGGATCGCCGTCATATGCAAGATGCGGATGTCCACGCTTTGCGTAACTTGTTGCAAACTCGTATGAATTTGGAATGCGCTGTGACTGATGAAATGATAGATATTGCTTTGGAAGTTTCACCACAAGATGTCTGCTTAGTACCAGAGCGTCGCGAAGAGCGCACTACAGAAGGTGGCTTAGATGTCATTGGTAATTTTGCTAATGTGCAAAAAGCAGTGAAAAAATTAAGTGATGCTGGTATCCGCGTATCATTATTTATTGGGCCAGACGCGGCACAAATCGATGCTGCAAAAAAAGCAGGTGCGCCAGTCATTGAGCTGCATACAGGTACATTTGCCGATGCAGAGAATCCAGTTGATAAAGACCGTGAATTGCAGCGCATCAAAGATGCTGTGAACCACGGTTTGAAGTTAGGTTTGGTAGTGAACGCAGGCCACGGTTTGCATTACCATAATGTGCATGAAATCGCATCAATTGAAGGTATCGATGAGCTTAATATCGGTCACGCGATTGTTGCTCATGCCTTATTTGTGGGCTGGGATAATGCAGTGCGTGAGATGAAGGCGCTTGTCAAAGAGTTTAGCTATAAATAA
- the recO gene encoding DNA repair protein RecO, whose protein sequence is MAVSSNSHRQDNQPVYVLHTYPFKETSLVVELFAYGFGRVATTAKGARRPRSAMRGMLQSFQPLLATWSGKLELKTLHSLEWGSGLLLLKGEALMCGFYLNELLLRLLPREDPHESLFEYYSATLKILANGENLATTLRRFELKLLQELGYAIPLQHDVSNAQILEDFNYRYIAEHGATKLNGSPARVNNGIQLLGKTLIDMASDDYNNIQTQQQSKQLMRYLLAHYLGDKPLHTRQLLIDLQGL, encoded by the coding sequence ATGGCGGTTAGCTCCAATTCACACCGTCAAGATAACCAACCCGTCTATGTGCTTCACACCTACCCGTTTAAAGAAACTAGCTTAGTTGTAGAGTTATTTGCATATGGCTTTGGTCGTGTGGCTACTACGGCAAAAGGGGCAAGGCGGCCACGCTCTGCCATGCGCGGCATGTTGCAGTCTTTTCAGCCTTTACTCGCCACTTGGTCAGGCAAGTTAGAGCTTAAAACATTGCATAGCTTGGAATGGGGTAGTGGCTTACTCCTGCTCAAAGGTGAGGCACTGATGTGTGGCTTTTATCTGAATGAATTGTTGCTGCGATTGCTTCCGCGTGAAGACCCACATGAAAGCTTATTTGAGTATTACAGCGCAACCTTGAAGATATTGGCGAACGGTGAAAATTTAGCCACTACACTTAGACGTTTTGAACTTAAGTTGTTGCAGGAACTGGGATATGCAATTCCGTTACAGCACGATGTGAGTAATGCGCAAATTTTAGAAGATTTCAATTATCGATATATTGCTGAGCATGGTGCAACAAAGCTAAATGGGTCACCGGCGCGTGTAAATAATGGCATACAATTGCTTGGTAAAACCTTGATAGATATGGCTAGTGATGATTACAACAACATACAAACGCAGCAGCAGAGTAAGCAATTGATGCGTTATTTATTAGCCCATTATTTAGGCGATAAACCTTTGCACACACGGCAGTTGCTCATTGATTTGCAGGGTTTATAA